A region of the Dyadobacter sp. CECT 9275 genome:
CAGCTGCATCGAAAAAATCGGGCTGAATGGCTGCAAATGCGCCTGCAATGGCTGATGCGCTGCATCCCATGCCTGTGATACGGGTCATCAGCGGGATACCATTCTTTACGTAAGCTGTTTCATTCCCACGAACAATGACGTCCGTAGCTCCGCTAACACTTACTACACAGTCATACTGATGGCTTAATGCACGCGCAGCAGAAAGTCCGTCGGTTGAAAGTGCGGTACTGTCAACTCCTTTCGTCCGAATGTGAGAACCGGCCATGGACATGATTTCAGAGGCATTGCCACGAATAATGGCAGGCGAAGCTACCTCGAGAAGCTGCTGCAGAACCTGATCCCGATACGGCGTTGCTCCCGCTCCCACCGGATCTATGACAATGGGCTTACCCAATTCCGCCGCTTTTTTCATGGCCAGTTTCATCCCATCCACCCATACGGGAGAAAGGGTTCCAATGTTAACCACCAATGCACCGGCTATGGATACCATATCCTCCACTTCCTGCACGGCGTGTGCCATGACCGGAGAAGCCCCGATCGCCAGCAGGGCGTTGGCTGTAAAATTCATGACAACGAAATTGGTTATATTATGAACCAAAGGTGCCGATGAACGGAGGCTGGTAAGATTGCTTTCGAAATTAAATTCCATTTCTCAATGTTCTGGTTAAGTAAAAACATGGGAATGGACAGTAAGGAAACGGTGATGAGGAACGCCAAGGCGATTCTGACAAAACCAAAAAGGAAACCCGGCAACGTTATTACCGGTACAACGCTTTTTCCTACGACAGCATCAACTGTGTCAGGTTCAAAGGGTATGAATCTCAGTCCGTTTTTTGGACACCCCTAAAGCCATTCTTAATTGCGAAAGTAGTAGTTTTGGAAATAAGAAAAAAGGAACCGGGCCTGTACATCATTTTATCAAAAACGGCTGCAACCATTCCTGTACGATAACCGACATGAAGTGAAACGGTTCCGTTCGTTATAAACCATGATTTCCCGTATCAAAATATTATATTTTAAAACCGAAATTCCTGTTACATGATTAAAGCAGCAATATTTGACATGGATGGCTTGCTGATCGACTCGGAACCGATCTGGACCGAAGCCGCACGTGAGGTAATGCAAAAAGTAAATTTTGAGCTCACCAATGAATTAAAACACCAGACCACCGGACTTTCCTGCCAGCTTTTCCTGGAATTCTGTTATAAAATACAACCCTGGAACACCCCCAGCTTTGAAGAGCTGGAACATGATATTCTGGAATACGCACATCAGCATATCCTGGACAGGGCGGTAGCCATGCCTGGCGCCGTTGAACTCGTAAAAACACTGAAACAACAAAACCTGAAACTGGCCGTAGCCTCCGCTTCGCACATGGAGCTCATTGAAGGGGTACTGGAACGGTTGCAAATAACCGAGTATTTTGACTCCTGGCATTCGGGAACGCTGGAAAAATTCACCAAACCGCACCCTGCCG
Encoded here:
- the thiM gene encoding hydroxyethylthiazole kinase; this encodes MEFNFESNLTSLRSSAPLVHNITNFVVMNFTANALLAIGASPVMAHAVQEVEDMVSIAGALVVNIGTLSPVWVDGMKLAMKKAAELGKPIVIDPVGAGATPYRDQVLQQLLEVASPAIIRGNASEIMSMAGSHIRTKGVDSTALSTDGLSAARALSHQYDCVVSVSGATDVIVRGNETAYVKNGIPLMTRITGMGCSASAIAGAFAAIQPDFFDAAVCAAATMGVSGELAGQRADLPGSFQIAFLDALEALKPAQLAELSRLTI
- the hxpB gene encoding hexitol phosphatase HxpB; its protein translation is MIKAAIFDMDGLLIDSEPIWTEAAREVMQKVNFELTNELKHQTTGLSCQLFLEFCYKIQPWNTPSFEELEHDILEYAHQHILDRAVAMPGAVELVKTLKQQNLKLAVASASHMELIEGVLERLQITEYFDSWHSGTLEKFTKPHPAVYLSTVAKLGVAPGECIAFEDSHAGLRSAHAAGMVAISVPAAEVYDDPKFDLAHYKIRSLKDYIFTEMSEFPQVLFNN